The following coding sequences lie in one Pseudobacteroides sp. genomic window:
- a CDS encoding S8 family serine peptidase, which yields MTSRKKILSTILSFFILISALSSYSFGSDLNESDISLLPHRGKTIPKDTERLLIKFKDHKKSSLSKNNIAKKLKSIRFQHYNRLSKTDVVEFSDSKELEYALRLFEDDSNVDFVQPDYRLYKNINIQDPDFIKQWGLSNSGQDINGKPGFIGFDINAAAAWDMINTSSGVLVGILDTGIDLNHEDLRDSMYKNFTENPANNIDDDQNGYVDDYCGWDFINSDSSVYDGEEDDHGTHLAGIIAAGANSAGIRGIASGVRLVPLKFMNGMSGYTSDALEAIEYAKKMGVKIINCSFSDTHYNYALEQAMKNSDILFVCSAGNEKSDTGVSPLYPASYRLPNIISVGAVNNQGSLAPFSNYGKLVDVAAPGVDIYSTLPDNSYGFNDGTSMAAAFVSGTAALLSSCNSSLKGSDLSTIIKSTVNTKYINLQGSIACGGIVDAKSALEYAKIYIPGTSPTNTPTIPTATPAATAAPSESPNTQSDTWKTKSSMDYGKNSFSAAALNGKIYIIGSDRKVQCYEPDSNKWFEVGTLDPSIIDLSSKPILVPLGDKIYIISGSNKMYEYDPVRGKLDPKASTLYSRMGGAAAAYKGRIYICGGEDPQSIKTAEVYDPANDKWSPISGTNHERANHSLAVNGTKLWATGGSINLNSIEEYDIDGDKWNVLKSTHLQISSVTSANGKIYAVGKADSNDGNFYEYDTYSGDWIKKEKMPLDKEGISLFYVNNKIYAVGKSLESSFIAVAEYNFGASPSAIASNTPSPTVTPVSGGQKGITVSGKISLKNIGLVNDLAIDIFAEQDSGKTYSTTVTLKSNSSFQNYSIFIPEEGLSGNYRIGYYIPKGAGNISKTAYYSPDGSVFDVELAGAIIPKDSNISGVDLNILSKRVVSGTISLPNGNKAPQGGTAVYLELGFPDEAYKNSKYKPDYIYNKTMVIPENQTQVQFSFTVLENNNKYKYILGYETNSEGCLSSGFYNKAGTVSKKSSAGYIDVGSSDFTGIELILAGSKYISGNLSLPYGETAPKGGLSVFVAAEGAGLNYDGPPFLNHFIIPEGSTSLKYFINITSNSVSDFYVNYYIDKRGYVKYGYFSNGGTTPYESEASKVSISSGNATSVNLTIIKGRTVSGRVYLPGNKTAPKNGIDVKVAANVYKGTNAFANIRSDKEADLQIVSEMTITENSNNIEYTLTLPNDGIFYLDYLTEKADFVAHGYYTGPRTSTLYNTRKNIFNPSLQNLTECNIELLEGLKFTCTVSLPVGYSAASDIPLLIEFFTINYIAESVDVALSKQITLNKGTSKTDFEVYLPAGNYYLSYYNPKYTQNGYLEYGFCSLTGSKKDLDFGCILSVGPQSQNKAILALIPGPNSSKSGTTYGPNQPGIVVPAPSLKPGQSAPPSSGSTNIVTPKPYTTAKPFSMPFSDMSGHWAKNNILSLLTKGIIDGYPDNTIRPDKEITRAEIAKLIVIMLNILPSKNPDVKFKDKGKIPAWALGYIDILVRNKIMQGYSDNTFRASQFVTRTEMAVIIMKALGYMDAAPSGTISFKDIKSIPSWAANYVKKGAELGIFSGYNDLTFRPDKNITRAEVFKIIDNSLAIAAVNP from the coding sequence ATGACGAGCCGCAAAAAAATACTCAGCACTATTTTAAGTTTTTTCATCTTAATATCCGCTCTATCATCATACTCATTCGGTTCAGACTTAAATGAGTCTGATATATCATTATTACCTCACAGGGGTAAAACTATTCCAAAAGATACCGAGAGGCTTCTTATAAAATTTAAAGACCATAAAAAAAGTTCTCTATCGAAAAATAATATTGCCAAGAAGCTAAAAAGCATTAGGTTTCAGCATTATAACAGGCTTTCAAAAACAGATGTTGTTGAGTTTTCAGACTCCAAGGAATTGGAATATGCCCTCAGGCTTTTTGAAGATGACAGCAATGTTGATTTTGTTCAGCCTGATTACAGGTTATATAAAAATATTAATATACAGGACCCTGATTTTATTAAGCAGTGGGGCCTCTCAAACTCCGGGCAGGACATAAACGGAAAGCCCGGTTTTATAGGTTTTGACATCAATGCAGCTGCTGCGTGGGATATGATAAACACAAGCAGCGGGGTTTTGGTGGGCATCTTGGATACAGGGATAGATTTAAATCATGAGGATCTTAGAGATTCCATGTATAAAAACTTTACAGAAAATCCGGCAAACAATATAGATGATGATCAGAACGGATATGTAGATGATTATTGCGGCTGGGATTTTATAAATTCCGACAGTAGTGTTTATGATGGAGAGGAAGATGACCACGGCACTCATTTGGCCGGAATTATTGCCGCAGGTGCAAACTCAGCCGGAATAAGAGGTATAGCAAGCGGAGTTAGGCTTGTTCCTTTGAAATTTATGAACGGAATGTCAGGCTATACAAGCGATGCATTAGAAGCCATTGAGTATGCCAAAAAAATGGGTGTCAAAATAATTAACTGCAGTTTTAGCGACACCCATTACAATTATGCCTTGGAGCAGGCAATGAAAAATTCCGACATACTTTTTGTCTGCAGTGCAGGAAATGAAAAAAGCGATACAGGTGTTAGTCCTTTATACCCTGCTTCATATCGCCTTCCCAATATCATTTCGGTAGGTGCAGTAAATAATCAGGGAAGTTTGGCTCCATTTTCCAATTATGGCAAGCTGGTTGATGTTGCTGCACCTGGAGTTGATATCTACAGCACTCTTCCGGATAACTCATACGGCTTCAACGACGGTACCTCCATGGCAGCAGCTTTTGTATCAGGCACTGCAGCACTTTTATCAAGCTGCAATTCAAGCCTTAAAGGCAGTGACCTGTCAACTATTATAAAAAGTACCGTTAACACCAAATATATAAATTTACAAGGAAGCATTGCTTGCGGAGGGATTGTAGATGCGAAAAGTGCCCTGGAATATGCTAAAATTTATATACCGGGTACATCTCCAACAAATACCCCAACCATACCTACAGCAACCCCTGCTGCGACTGCTGCACCTTCAGAATCCCCTAATACTCAGTCAGACACATGGAAAACCAAATCCAGCATGGATTATGGAAAAAACAGTTTTTCTGCCGCAGCCTTAAACGGTAAGATATACATCATAGGCAGTGACCGGAAGGTGCAATGCTATGAACCGGACAGCAATAAATGGTTTGAGGTCGGCACCCTTGATCCAAGTATTATAGATTTAAGCAGCAAGCCTATCTTAGTCCCCTTAGGCGATAAAATATACATTATATCAGGCTCAAATAAAATGTATGAATATGACCCGGTGAGGGGGAAACTTGATCCGAAGGCTTCTACCCTATACAGCAGAATGGGTGGAGCAGCTGCCGCATATAAAGGCAGGATATACATATGCGGCGGAGAAGATCCCCAAAGTATCAAAACCGCTGAAGTCTATGATCCTGCAAATGACAAATGGTCACCAATATCCGGCACAAACCATGAAAGAGCTAATCACTCTCTTGCTGTTAACGGAACCAAACTTTGGGCAACAGGAGGTTCAATAAACCTAAATTCTATTGAGGAATATGATATAGACGGCGACAAATGGAATGTGTTAAAAAGCACCCATTTACAAATCAGCTCAGTAACATCGGCAAATGGCAAAATATATGCTGTTGGAAAAGCAGACAGCAATGATGGTAATTTCTACGAATATGATACATATTCAGGCGACTGGATAAAAAAAGAAAAGATGCCTTTAGACAAAGAAGGTATTTCGTTATTCTATGTAAACAACAAGATATATGCTGTTGGCAAAAGTCTTGAAAGCAGCTTTATAGCCGTTGCAGAATACAACTTTGGAGCTTCTCCTTCTGCTATAGCTTCAAATACCCCTTCACCAACAGTTACTCCGGTTTCCGGAGGCCAAAAAGGCATAACCGTCTCGGGAAAGATTTCTTTAAAGAATATAGGCCTGGTTAATGATCTTGCTATTGACATTTTCGCAGAACAAGACTCTGGTAAAACATACAGCACAACTGTAACACTTAAAAGTAATTCATCATTTCAAAATTACTCAATATTTATACCTGAAGAAGGACTGTCAGGCAACTACCGAATCGGATACTACATACCAAAAGGAGCAGGAAATATATCAAAAACAGCTTACTATAGTCCTGACGGCAGCGTGTTTGATGTTGAACTTGCCGGAGCAATCATTCCAAAGGACAGTAATATTTCAGGAGTTGATTTGAACATATTGAGTAAAAGAGTTGTTTCAGGTACAATTAGTCTTCCAAACGGCAATAAAGCTCCTCAAGGAGGAACTGCCGTTTATTTGGAGTTGGGTTTTCCTGATGAAGCATATAAAAACTCAAAATACAAACCCGATTATATTTACAATAAAACTATGGTTATTCCCGAAAACCAAACACAAGTACAATTTAGCTTTACAGTACTTGAAAACAACAACAAGTACAAATATATTCTTGGATACGAGACAAATAGCGAAGGCTGCTTGTCATCAGGCTTCTACAACAAAGCCGGAACTGTATCAAAAAAGAGCAGTGCAGGCTATATCGACGTGGGCTCGTCGGATTTTACGGGCATTGAACTTATACTGGCAGGATCTAAGTATATTTCAGGCAATTTGTCTCTTCCTTATGGCGAAACCGCACCAAAAGGCGGACTTTCAGTATTCGTTGCTGCTGAAGGAGCGGGTTTAAACTATGATGGTCCTCCATTCCTTAACCATTTTATAATACCTGAGGGAAGTACTTCATTAAAATATTTTATAAATATAACGAGTAATTCAGTGTCTGATTTTTATGTGAATTACTATATAGATAAAAGAGGTTATGTTAAGTACGGATATTTCAGTAACGGAGGTACTACACCTTACGAAAGCGAAGCCTCCAAGGTAAGCATAAGCTCCGGTAATGCAACAAGTGTCAATCTTACAATCATCAAGGGCAGAACTGTATCGGGAAGGGTGTATTTACCCGGTAACAAGACAGCTCCTAAAAACGGAATAGATGTAAAAGTGGCTGCAAACGTTTATAAAGGCACAAATGCCTTTGCAAATATTAGAAGTGATAAAGAAGCGGATCTGCAAATTGTTTCGGAGATGACCATAACTGAGAATTCAAACAATATTGAATATACTTTGACCCTCCCCAATGACGGAATTTTTTATCTGGATTATTTGACTGAGAAGGCAGACTTCGTTGCCCACGGTTATTATACAGGCCCAAGAACAAGCACTTTGTACAATACAAGAAAAAACATATTTAACCCCTCCCTCCAAAATTTAACAGAATGCAATATTGAGCTACTTGAAGGCTTGAAATTCACATGCACAGTTTCCTTGCCTGTAGGATATTCGGCTGCAAGTGATATTCCTCTTTTGATTGAATTTTTTACTATAAACTACATAGCCGAATCCGTTGATGTGGCATTATCAAAGCAGATTACCTTAAATAAAGGCACATCAAAAACCGACTTTGAAGTATATTTGCCTGCAGGCAATTATTATTTATCCTATTATAACCCCAAATACACTCAGAACGGATACCTTGAATATGGGTTCTGCTCTTTGACAGGAAGCAAAAAAGATCTGGATTTTGGCTGCATACTGTCTGTTGGACCTCAAAGTCAAAACAAGGCAATACTTGCTCTCATCCCTGGACCAAATTCATCCAAATCGGGAACAACTTATGGACCAAACCAACCTGGAATTGTTGTACCGGCACCAAGTTTAAAGCCAGGGCAATCAGCTCCTCCATCATCAGGTTCAACCAATATCGTAACGCCAAAACCGTATACAACAGCTAAGCCTTTTTCAATGCCATTTTCCGATATGTCAGGACACTGGGCTAAAAACAACATATTATCATTATTAACAAAAGGAATAATAGACGGTTATCCAGATAATACAATACGACCCGATAAAGAAATCACCAGAGCGGAAATAGCAAAACTGATTGTGATAATGCTTAATATTTTACCTTCCAAAAACCCAGACGTCAAATTTAAGGATAAAGGAAAAATACCTGCCTGGGCTTTAGGTTATATTGATATCTTGGTCAGGAACAAAATTATGCAGGGCTATAGCGATAATACCTTCAGAGCATCCCAGTTTGTCACAAGAACAGAAATGGCTGTTATCATCATGAAGGCCCTTGGCTATATGGATGCTGCTCCATCCGGCACAATATCCTTTAAAGACATAAAGTCAATCCCCTCCTGGGCAGCCAATTATGTAAAAAAGGGAGCCGAGCTTGGTATTTTCAGCGGTTATAACGATTTAACCTTTAGGCCTGACAAAAATATTACAAGAGCAGAGGTGTTTAAAATAATAGATAATAGCCTAGCAATCGCTGCAGTTAATCCATAG
- a CDS encoding EAL and HDOD domain-containing protein produces MSLLFARQPIFDKKNGIYGYELLYRDEVSDNSFNCQDGDRATSNVMAAGFLSMGVGTIAGKKKAFINFTHNMLLQEVATLFPNDQIVVEVLETIEPTKEIVEACRSLKSHGYTLALDDFVFRAGYEPLIELADVIKVDFIITNSESERKYIVNHFGNNRVRFLAEKIETLQEYNEAVKLGYSYFQGYYFSKPIIQQSKEVPPAKLNHLKLMKILQEKDPKFEDIVNIIEKDVAFSYEILKIANTAYYYRGNLVKSIRQASLRMGLDELRKWAYITVLRKVGGDGKDEIVTICAQRAKALESLSQKVGLEHRKTELFMLGMLSMIDTLTGCMMDLLLPHLHISDDIKEVLSGRLGDDSVSLCYRLVTAYEKGEWILANEICDRLGIKVLDIADSYFNALLWINCSDC; encoded by the coding sequence ATGTCTCTACTTTTTGCCAGACAACCGATATTTGATAAGAAGAATGGCATTTACGGATACGAACTTTTGTACAGGGATGAAGTGTCCGACAATTCTTTCAATTGCCAGGATGGAGACAGAGCAACATCAAACGTTATGGCAGCAGGCTTTCTGTCTATGGGTGTAGGTACTATCGCAGGCAAGAAAAAGGCTTTCATTAACTTTACCCATAACATGCTGCTGCAGGAGGTGGCAACCCTATTCCCCAACGACCAGATAGTTGTTGAAGTGCTTGAAACAATAGAGCCTACCAAGGAAATTGTAGAAGCCTGTAGGAGCCTCAAATCCCATGGTTATACCCTTGCTTTGGATGACTTTGTTTTCAGAGCGGGTTATGAGCCTCTGATTGAATTAGCCGATGTGATAAAGGTTGATTTTATTATAACCAATTCGGAGAGTGAAAGAAAATATATTGTTAATCATTTTGGCAATAATAGAGTAAGGTTTCTTGCAGAAAAAATTGAAACTCTGCAAGAGTACAATGAAGCTGTTAAGCTAGGTTACAGTTATTTTCAGGGATATTATTTTTCAAAGCCCATAATCCAGCAGTCAAAAGAAGTTCCGCCCGCTAAGTTAAACCATTTAAAGCTTATGAAGATACTTCAGGAAAAAGATCCGAAATTTGAAGACATTGTAAATATAATAGAAAAGGATGTAGCTTTTTCCTATGAAATTCTAAAAATAGCAAATACGGCATACTACTACCGTGGCAATTTGGTTAAATCCATAAGACAGGCTTCCCTGCGCATGGGTCTTGATGAGCTGCGTAAATGGGCTTACATAACTGTCTTAAGGAAAGTGGGTGGTGACGGAAAGGATGAAATTGTTACAATATGTGCCCAAAGGGCTAAGGCCTTGGAGTCTTTAAGCCAAAAGGTTGGTCTTGAGCACAGGAAAACAGAGCTTTTTATGCTAGGCATGCTATCTATGATTGATACATTGACCGGATGCATGATGGATTTACTGCTTCCCCATTTACACATTTCGGATGATATCAAGGAAGTACTTTCGGGAAGATTGGGTGATGATAGTGTTTCATTGTGCTATAGACTTGTCACCGCATATGAAAAGGGTGAATGGATTTTAGCCAATGAAATATGCGACAGGCTTGGAATAAAAGTCCTAGACATAGCCGACTCGTATTTTAATGCTCTTCTATGGATTAACTGCAGCGATTGCTAG